A genomic window from Fibrobacterota bacterium includes:
- a CDS encoding endo-1,4-beta-xylanase, which produces MNLSKNSSRIRTVAILLLGSLPASAQIAKDATKYLGSISEGQTVRADFASYWNHVAPETGGKWAAVEMQRDHMVWTGLDNVVGYARDHKIPWTLNSLLWGSAYPGWMANIAKDTLKAEIEEWFSLAGTRYPDADMVVVINEPSVFHAPSTIFLNALGGKGTTGYDGMINAFHLARQAFPKAKLILNDYFTIEYAKDHDTCVAMVKALLAAKAPIDGIGVQAHEAHMRSVDTLRKYLDGLAATGLPLHITEFDIPATNDQRQDSIMRAVFPLFWTHPRVAGVSYYGTTVGKTWRDGTGLIRTDGTERPALVWLKEYVKNNPNPPGPSPLSTVKVSKNRDPARPSLALRLLDGHLSVGVERNGRFKVLEGHGSR; this is translated from the coding sequence ATGAATCTTTCCAAGAATTCCTCACGCATTCGCACCGTCGCCATCCTGCTTCTGGGTAGCCTCCCGGCGAGTGCCCAGATTGCCAAGGACGCCACCAAATATCTGGGGAGCATCTCCGAAGGCCAGACCGTGCGAGCGGATTTCGCCTCGTACTGGAACCATGTCGCTCCGGAAACCGGCGGCAAATGGGCCGCGGTGGAAATGCAGCGCGACCATATGGTTTGGACGGGCCTGGACAACGTGGTGGGCTACGCGCGCGACCACAAGATTCCCTGGACTCTCAACTCGCTCCTGTGGGGTTCTGCCTATCCCGGCTGGATGGCCAACATCGCCAAGGACACCCTGAAGGCAGAAATCGAGGAATGGTTCTCGCTTGCCGGCACGCGCTACCCGGACGCCGACATGGTGGTGGTGATCAACGAGCCCAGTGTCTTTCATGCGCCGTCCACCATCTTCCTCAACGCCCTGGGCGGCAAGGGCACCACCGGCTACGACGGCATGATCAATGCCTTCCACCTGGCGCGCCAAGCCTTCCCCAAAGCGAAGTTGATCCTCAACGACTACTTCACCATCGAGTACGCCAAAGACCACGACACCTGCGTTGCCATGGTCAAGGCGCTCCTGGCGGCCAAGGCGCCCATCGACGGAATCGGGGTGCAAGCGCACGAGGCCCACATGAGATCGGTGGACACCTTGCGCAAATATCTGGATGGACTGGCGGCCACCGGGCTGCCCCTGCACATCACGGAATTCGACATCCCCGCCACCAACGACCAACGGCAGGACTCCATCATGCGAGCGGTGTTTCCGCTCTTTTGGACCCACCCCCGCGTGGCGGGGGTCAGCTACTACGGCACCACGGTGGGCAAAACCTGGCGCGATGGCACCGGACTGATCCGCACGGACGGCACCGAGCGACCAGCCCTGGTGTGGCTCAAGGAGTATGTGAAAAACAACCCCAACCCGCCGGGGCCTTCGCCCCTGTCCACGGTCAAGGTGTCCAAAAATCGGGATCCCGCTCGCCCTAGCCTGGCCCTCCGACTCTTGGACGGGCACCTCTCGGTGGGAGTGGAGCGCAACGGACGATTCAAGGTCCTGGAAGGCCACGGAAGCCGCTGA
- a CDS encoding BrnT family toxin: MQCMEFEWNAEKADRNLKKHGVSFLEARSVFDDDEALFIEDPDHSEEEERFILLGSSYKLRILIVVHCEREQDTIRIISSRKATRKEALHYHRRKP; this comes from the coding sequence ATACAATGTATGGAGTTTGAATGGAATGCGGAGAAGGCGGATCGCAATCTGAAAAAGCACGGAGTGTCGTTCCTGGAAGCACGCTCCGTGTTCGACGACGACGAAGCGCTGTTCATCGAGGATCCTGATCACTCCGAGGAAGAAGAGAGATTCATTCTTCTCGGATCCAGCTATAAGCTCCGCATCCTCATCGTGGTCCATTGCGAACGCGAGCAAGACACCATCCGGATCATTTCTTCTCGCAAAGCCACGCGGAAGGAAGCGCTCCACTACCACCGGAGAAAGCCATGA
- a CDS encoding BrnA antitoxin family protein: MRTEYDFSAAKKNPYASKVRKPISIRLDTQAIDYFKSLGEEMGMPYQSLINMYLMECAADRKRPSFRKAS, from the coding sequence ATGAGAACCGAATACGATTTTTCCGCGGCCAAGAAGAATCCCTACGCGTCCAAGGTCCGCAAGCCGATCTCCATCCGGCTGGATACCCAGGCGATCGACTATTTCAAGTCCTTGGGTGAAGAGATGGGCATGCCGTACCAATCCCTGATCAACATGTACCTGATGGAATGCGCTGCCGACAGAAAACGTCCCAGCTTCCGCAAGGCATCCTGA
- a CDS encoding ABC transporter permease: protein MSKLEFPPRWSKLWRDARLEKERVLLMFVALAVSLLAVATLVGAGKILRREIRTNYLSTHPAMATLEIDRAIDASLVEKVKGFAGVQEAEAHEVVQARVQVGDDWLPLLVFVTDDQSDHRLSRYFPQSGAWPAPTGTLLVERTAMKVLGVQQGQAVQVKLPNTPAQRVPVTGIVHDPGLSPAGQERMGFAYASTATLQALGEDPSLHELRVTFAMDQGSTAQVRERAEALAQALVDQGVEVHQIRVPPFEYHPHQIQMETVLLVMVSFSVLAFFLSAVLLATTLSAWLSRQTRELAILKTVGASSWQITGLYLAFVAALGLSASVVAWTVGSHAAVAFAGRLAAMLNFTILDASIPASAALTVFLGGVGIPLLVAYIPIRSASRATVREALSDWGAKVAAPGSWISNLPRSLRQILRRPRRLALSLALLGFGGAVFMTALNVRDGWTANLDKVWQTRHYDVEVRFRTAQSDSVLASLAGVPGVRRVEPWGWSPAGLARPGKIDLVQVWPDKGHGSLSLVAMPVGSALTSFPLMAGRRLSETDSNGSVLNHIAWIQSGKPRLGEAVLVGIDGRILSTRLTGVVEEVGSPAVVYVTPGAFARFRSTQGRSRMIRVVTTATSSEERTEILHRLERAMESKNLPVQMAIPFSELKTAIGDHMTILVNSLLALAGIIAAVGMLGLASVTGMGVLERTREFGVLKTLGATPKVVLGMVMAEVLWIGAISWVLACVAAFPLTWAMDALIGSLGFLAPLPMVIGWVGPVVWLVAVVAISVVSGWIPARRAGKLTIREALAQVG, encoded by the coding sequence ATGTCTAAGCTGGAATTTCCTCCCCGGTGGAGCAAGCTTTGGCGCGACGCGCGCCTGGAAAAGGAGCGGGTGCTCCTCATGTTCGTCGCCCTGGCCGTGAGCCTGCTGGCGGTCGCCACGCTCGTGGGCGCGGGCAAGATCCTGCGCCGCGAGATCCGGACCAATTATCTGTCCACCCATCCGGCCATGGCCACCTTGGAAATCGACCGGGCGATCGACGCGTCGTTGGTGGAGAAGGTGAAGGGGTTCGCGGGGGTCCAGGAGGCCGAGGCCCACGAGGTGGTCCAGGCGCGCGTGCAGGTGGGAGACGACTGGCTGCCGTTGTTGGTGTTCGTCACCGACGACCAGTCCGACCATCGCCTGAGCCGCTATTTTCCGCAAAGCGGTGCTTGGCCGGCACCCACGGGAACCCTGTTGGTGGAGCGGACCGCCATGAAGGTGCTGGGCGTCCAGCAAGGCCAAGCGGTCCAGGTGAAGCTTCCCAACACTCCCGCCCAGCGGGTTCCTGTGACAGGAATCGTCCACGATCCAGGGCTTTCGCCGGCGGGCCAGGAAAGGATGGGGTTCGCCTACGCGAGCACCGCCACTCTCCAGGCCTTGGGGGAAGATCCATCTCTGCACGAGTTGCGCGTGACCTTCGCGATGGACCAGGGAAGCACCGCCCAGGTCCGGGAAAGGGCCGAGGCATTGGCCCAGGCCTTGGTGGATCAAGGAGTGGAGGTCCACCAGATCCGGGTCCCTCCCTTCGAGTACCACCCCCACCAGATCCAGATGGAAACCGTGCTTCTGGTCATGGTGTCGTTTTCCGTCCTGGCGTTCTTCCTGAGCGCGGTGCTGTTGGCCACCACCCTTTCCGCGTGGCTTTCGCGCCAGACCCGCGAACTGGCCATCCTCAAGACCGTCGGGGCCAGTTCCTGGCAGATCACCGGTTTGTACCTGGCTTTCGTGGCCGCCTTGGGATTGTCGGCGAGCGTGGTGGCCTGGACGGTGGGTTCGCACGCCGCGGTGGCCTTCGCCGGGAGGCTTGCGGCGATGTTGAACTTCACGATCCTGGACGCCTCCATCCCCGCTTCCGCTGCCTTGACCGTGTTCCTGGGCGGCGTGGGAATCCCCCTTCTGGTGGCCTACATCCCCATCCGATCGGCCAGTCGCGCCACGGTGCGGGAGGCCCTTTCCGACTGGGGCGCCAAGGTGGCCGCACCGGGATCGTGGATCTCCAACCTGCCCCGGTCCTTGCGACAGATTCTGCGACGTCCACGCCGCCTGGCGCTTTCCCTGGCCCTGCTGGGTTTTGGAGGGGCGGTCTTCATGACGGCTCTGAACGTGCGCGACGGTTGGACGGCCAACCTGGACAAGGTGTGGCAGACCCGCCACTACGATGTGGAAGTCCGCTTCCGCACGGCCCAATCCGACAGCGTCCTGGCCAGCTTGGCGGGAGTGCCCGGTGTGCGGCGCGTGGAGCCTTGGGGGTGGTCGCCGGCGGGACTGGCCCGGCCCGGAAAGATCGATCTGGTGCAGGTCTGGCCGGACAAGGGCCACGGGAGCCTGTCGTTGGTGGCCATGCCGGTGGGAAGCGCCTTGACCAGCTTTCCCCTGATGGCGGGAAGACGGCTTTCGGAAACCGACTCCAATGGATCCGTGCTCAACCACATCGCCTGGATCCAATCGGGCAAACCTCGCCTGGGAGAGGCCGTACTGGTGGGGATCGATGGACGTATTTTGTCGACGCGCCTGACCGGAGTGGTGGAGGAAGTGGGATCGCCCGCCGTGGTGTACGTGACGCCTGGCGCTTTCGCACGGTTTCGATCCACACAGGGCCGCTCGCGGATGATCCGCGTGGTGACCACGGCGACATCGTCCGAGGAGCGCACCGAGATCCTCCACCGATTGGAACGCGCCATGGAATCGAAGAACCTTCCCGTGCAGATGGCAATTCCCTTTTCCGAACTGAAGACGGCCATCGGCGACCACATGACCATCCTGGTGAATTCGCTTCTGGCCCTGGCCGGCATCATCGCGGCGGTGGGCATGTTGGGGTTGGCGTCGGTCACCGGCATGGGAGTGCTGGAGCGCACCCGGGAATTCGGGGTTCTCAAGACCCTGGGCGCCACCCCGAAAGTGGTGCTGGGCATGGTGATGGCGGAGGTTCTGTGGATCGGCGCGATCAGCTGGGTGTTGGCTTGCGTGGCGGCCTTTCCGCTCACCTGGGCGATGGACGCGCTGATCGGAAGTCTGGGCTTCTTGGCCCCCCTACCGATGGTGATCGGATGGGTGGGTCCGGTGGTCTGGCTGGTGGCGGTGGTGGCCATCTCTGTGGTGTCCGGCTGGATTCCCGCGCGCCGCGCCGGCAAGCTCACCATCCGTGAAGCCCTGGCCCAGGTGGGGTGA
- a CDS encoding ABC transporter ATP-binding protein: MIELKNLGKTYQVGTVEFHALRGVELSIAKGSFVAVVGKSGSGKSTLANLVAGIDRPTSGKILMEGADLAGLDEDGLARWRGQKVGVIFQSFQLLPTLTVLENVMLPMDFAGVSVAEAKPRAMALLAKVGIENQAAKLPLSLSGGQQQRVAIARALANDPALLVADEPTGNLDTRTADEVLDLFTAFADQGKTILLVTHERDLSSRVDRVVTLCDGRVESDVAGGRNKRETNNV; the protein is encoded by the coding sequence ATGATCGAGTTGAAGAATCTGGGCAAGACCTATCAGGTGGGAACCGTCGAGTTCCATGCTTTGCGGGGAGTGGAGCTGTCCATCGCCAAGGGAAGCTTCGTGGCGGTGGTGGGAAAATCCGGAAGCGGGAAGTCCACGCTGGCCAATCTGGTGGCGGGGATCGATCGGCCCACTTCCGGAAAGATCCTGATGGAAGGGGCGGATCTCGCGGGCTTGGACGAAGACGGCCTGGCCCGTTGGCGTGGACAGAAAGTGGGCGTGATCTTCCAATCCTTCCAGCTTTTGCCCACGCTCACGGTGCTGGAAAACGTGATGCTTCCCATGGACTTCGCCGGCGTTTCCGTGGCGGAGGCAAAGCCGCGCGCGATGGCTTTGTTGGCGAAGGTGGGGATCGAAAACCAAGCAGCGAAGCTCCCGCTTTCTCTTTCCGGAGGCCAGCAACAGCGCGTGGCGATCGCGCGCGCCTTGGCCAACGATCCCGCATTGCTGGTGGCCGACGAACCGACAGGCAACCTGGACACGCGCACGGCCGATGAAGTGTTGGATCTGTTCACGGCCTTCGCCGACCAAGGCAAGACCATCCTGCTGGTGACGCACGAGCGCGATCTTTCCAGTCGTGTGGATCGAGTGGTGACCTTGTGCGATGGCCGTGTGGAGAGCGATGTGGCGGGCGGTCGCAACAAGCGGGAGACAAATAATGTCTAA
- a CDS encoding TetR family transcriptional regulator, giving the protein MHTSTNEPTEDRRILRTRQTLKVAFMELLQERGWEQIRVQDICDRANVGRSTFYNHFVDKEGLLVGGLTDLGKYITATFSERPNAPVFWFARPLLDHILENEDMFRQLRGSSTEAVLKARFCQLATDLARKGLVSRGVQGHRLEAGASFVGGAFIELLSWYVHAHKRPSVDKLEVLFHEMAQGAVPAG; this is encoded by the coding sequence ATGCACACCTCCACCAATGAGCCCACCGAAGACCGACGCATCCTACGGACCCGCCAGACTTTGAAGGTGGCCTTCATGGAGCTGCTCCAGGAACGGGGCTGGGAACAGATCCGCGTGCAGGACATCTGCGATCGCGCCAACGTGGGACGCTCCACCTTCTACAACCACTTCGTGGACAAGGAAGGTCTGCTCGTGGGCGGCCTCACGGATCTGGGCAAGTACATCACCGCCACCTTCAGCGAACGCCCGAACGCACCCGTGTTCTGGTTCGCCCGACCGCTCCTGGATCATATCCTGGAGAACGAGGACATGTTCCGTCAACTGCGCGGATCCAGCACCGAAGCGGTCTTGAAGGCGCGCTTTTGCCAGTTGGCGACGGACCTGGCCCGCAAAGGCCTGGTCTCGCGCGGGGTGCAGGGGCATCGTCTGGAGGCGGGAGCGAGCTTCGTGGGGGGCGCATTCATCGAACTTCTGAGCTGGTACGTGCACGCCCACAAGAGGCCATCGGTGGACAAGTTGGAAGTCCTGTTCCATGAGATGGCCCAGGGCGCCGTCCCAGCGGGATAG